Proteins from one Pseudarthrobacter sp. BIM B-2242 genomic window:
- a CDS encoding ABC transporter substrate-binding protein, whose product MPLFPRSDAAGNQSPAAASPSGARRRFRKTGAVAAAAAVVMALSACGGGAAPQSDGGPVELRFSWWGSDKRAQVTQAAIAAFEAENPNIKIKPEYGDWSGYWDKLATQVAANDAPDIIQMDEKYITEYSTRGALLDLSKYEIDTSKLDEAALNAGKSEKGLTGIAAGINAATILANPEVFKAAGVELPDDTTWTWDDFARISAEVTANSPKGTYGAAAYGTDEASLGVWLRQNGKSLYTSDGKLGFEPGDIAGWWANLKELSENKAVPTASEVVEAEAAPLDQSGLAVGKNGLAFWWSNQLPALEKAAGSDLQILRFPSTTGKAADAQLWYKASQFWSASSRTKHPEETAKFINFLANSEKAGEALLADRGVYPNSDVRAAIEPKLTPADIKVVKFIDQIKDELGEAPAPPPKGAGAIQEIVKRYTSEVLFNRLSTDDAGKKAHDEMKSAIS is encoded by the coding sequence GTGCCGCTTTTTCCCCGCTCTGACGCTGCTGGCAACCAAAGTCCGGCAGCTGCGTCACCCTCCGGCGCACGCCGCCGCTTCCGTAAGACAGGCGCGGTAGCCGCGGCAGCCGCCGTCGTCATGGCCCTTAGCGCCTGCGGCGGGGGAGCCGCCCCGCAGAGTGACGGCGGACCCGTTGAACTGCGCTTCTCCTGGTGGGGAAGCGACAAGCGGGCCCAGGTCACACAGGCCGCCATCGCCGCCTTCGAGGCAGAGAATCCCAACATCAAGATCAAGCCCGAGTACGGCGACTGGAGCGGTTACTGGGACAAGCTGGCCACCCAGGTTGCTGCCAACGATGCCCCGGACATCATCCAGATGGACGAGAAGTACATCACCGAGTACTCAACCCGCGGTGCGCTCCTGGACCTCTCCAAGTACGAGATCGACACGTCAAAGCTTGACGAGGCAGCCCTCAACGCCGGCAAGAGTGAGAAGGGCCTGACGGGCATCGCGGCCGGCATCAATGCCGCCACCATTCTGGCCAATCCGGAAGTCTTCAAGGCCGCCGGGGTTGAACTCCCGGACGACACGACCTGGACCTGGGACGACTTCGCGCGCATTTCCGCCGAAGTGACCGCCAACTCGCCGAAGGGCACCTACGGTGCCGCCGCCTATGGCACGGATGAAGCCTCGCTCGGCGTCTGGCTCCGGCAGAACGGCAAGTCCCTGTACACCTCCGACGGCAAGCTCGGCTTCGAGCCGGGCGACATCGCCGGGTGGTGGGCAAACCTGAAGGAGCTCAGCGAGAACAAGGCTGTGCCCACGGCGTCTGAGGTTGTGGAAGCCGAGGCCGCCCCGCTCGATCAGAGTGGCCTGGCCGTCGGCAAGAACGGGCTCGCGTTCTGGTGGTCCAACCAGCTGCCGGCACTGGAGAAGGCTGCGGGTTCGGACCTGCAGATCCTCCGCTTCCCGTCCACCACGGGCAAAGCTGCCGATGCGCAGCTCTGGTACAAGGCTTCCCAGTTCTGGTCGGCTTCATCGCGCACCAAGCACCCTGAGGAAACCGCCAAGTTCATCAACTTCCTGGCCAACAGTGAAAAGGCCGGCGAGGCCCTGCTGGCAGACCGCGGTGTGTACCCCAACTCGGACGTCCGCGCAGCGATCGAGCCGAAGCTCACCCCCGCCGATATCAAGGTGGTCAAGTTCATCGATCAGATCAAGGATGAGCTCGGCGAGGCTCCCGCACCGCCGCCGAAGGGCGCCGGCGCCATCCAGGAGATCGTCAAGCGTTACACCTCCGAAGTCCTCTTCAACCGACTCTCCACTGACGACGCGGGCAAGAAGGCACACGACGAAATGAAGTCCGCAATCAGCTAA
- a CDS encoding HNH endonuclease signature motif containing protein, which yields MEALTEQLAGNGSVSAVAAPASLAAAIGVVRAAAAAAPAHLAMASYLEAADYAGLTEELSRTVEYLQILSAGAVDRTRTQAIADAAATRAVRSWTTGWDSTGIETVTETDAAWPAGAGTPAPASGSPADDGCKNTAEFLRLRLRIGGSEAKRRLHLAHAILPETTLTGDTLPPAREHLAAALTPTSDTTDPGTETLNPLELPAAAGPVMSSQAGTIISATLDRLTHHTTAETLDRIEHDLTRAAATTDPDFLARLARRWADTLDADGTEPTEEALRHTQGAFIRKPRHGLHHLEIFATTDQYEHFATIMNAATNPRTHPTTSPDTDSNTGSAGTDNSDGTGQGARQNTGVWQDNNVDLDRRTRPQKQLDGIITAFKAALTTNKLPTAGGNRPQIIATINYQDLLPHLPAPETGTDTGPASADTDTVANTGAGTGTGTGSFIFTGPAAAATIRKLACHADIIPTLLGTHGEILDLGRKTRLFTPAQRLALTARDQGCTFPNCTIPAPWCEAHHITYWSHNGPTSTTNGVLLCSHHHHLIHKEQWTIHTTNDTPWFTPPRHIDPTQKPQQNHYFKPPPPPQRE from the coding sequence ATGGAGGCTTTGACGGAGCAACTCGCGGGGAACGGCAGCGTTTCTGCCGTGGCTGCGCCTGCGAGTCTGGCGGCGGCGATCGGCGTCGTCCGCGCCGCTGCCGCCGCCGCCCCGGCCCACCTGGCCATGGCCTCCTATCTGGAGGCCGCCGATTACGCCGGCCTCACCGAAGAACTCTCCCGGACCGTGGAGTACCTCCAGATCCTCTCCGCCGGGGCCGTGGACCGCACCCGCACCCAAGCCATCGCCGACGCCGCTGCCACCCGGGCGGTCAGGTCCTGGACCACCGGCTGGGACAGCACCGGCATCGAAACCGTCACCGAAACCGACGCAGCCTGGCCCGCCGGCGCAGGCACTCCTGCTCCTGCGTCCGGGTCACCGGCGGACGACGGCTGCAAAAACACCGCCGAATTCCTCCGTCTACGGCTGCGGATCGGTGGCAGCGAAGCCAAACGCCGCCTCCACCTCGCCCACGCCATCCTCCCCGAAACCACCCTCACCGGCGACACCCTCCCACCGGCCCGCGAACACCTCGCCGCAGCCCTCACCCCCACCAGCGACACGACAGACCCCGGCACCGAAACCCTGAACCCCCTTGAGCTCCCGGCAGCAGCCGGGCCCGTGATGTCCTCCCAGGCCGGGACAATCATCAGCGCCACCCTGGACCGCCTCACACACCACACCACCGCCGAAACCCTGGACCGGATCGAACACGACCTGACCCGCGCCGCCGCGACCACCGACCCCGACTTCCTCGCCCGCCTCGCCCGCCGCTGGGCCGACACCCTCGACGCCGACGGCACCGAACCCACCGAAGAAGCCCTCCGCCACACCCAAGGCGCGTTCATCCGCAAACCCCGCCACGGCCTGCACCACCTCGAAATCTTCGCCACCACCGACCAATACGAACACTTCGCCACCATCATGAACGCCGCCACCAACCCCCGCACCCACCCCACCACCAGCCCAGACACGGACAGCAACACCGGCAGCGCCGGCACGGACAACAGCGACGGGACCGGGCAGGGCGCGCGGCAGAACACCGGCGTGTGGCAGGACAATAACGTGGACCTGGACCGGCGCACCCGGCCCCAAAAACAACTCGACGGCATCATCACCGCCTTCAAAGCAGCCCTCACCACCAACAAACTCCCCACCGCCGGCGGGAACCGCCCCCAAATCATCGCCACCATCAACTACCAGGACCTCCTCCCCCACCTCCCAGCCCCGGAAACCGGCACCGACACCGGTCCGGCCAGCGCCGACACGGACACAGTCGCAAATACAGGTGCAGGTACAGGCACAGGCACAGGCAGTTTCATCTTCACCGGACCCGCCGCGGCCGCCACCATCCGCAAACTCGCCTGCCACGCCGACATCATCCCCACCCTCCTGGGCACCCACGGCGAAATCCTGGACCTCGGCCGCAAAACCCGCCTCTTCACCCCCGCCCAACGCCTCGCCCTCACCGCCCGCGACCAAGGCTGTACCTTCCCCAACTGCACCATCCCCGCACCCTGGTGCGAAGCCCACCACATCACCTACTGGTCACACAACGGCCCCACCAGCACCACCAACGGCGTCCTCCTCTGCTCACACCACCACCACCTCATCCACAAAGAACAATGGACCATCCACACCACCAACGACACCCCCTGGTTCACACCCCCACGCCACATCGACCCCACCCAAAAACCCCAACAAAACCACTACTTCAAACCACCCCCACCACCCCAACGCGAATAA